tttcagacgaagaattcTTGGAAAGAACCAAAATTATTTCTAGTATGTTTTCATGGTTACTAAATTTTTCTTCAAGGCCCATTATTTAGAAATCGAGAAAAggttgaaaacagtaacacgaaaatattcttttctgtactttgaaccgaagggttcgaacgattcttttgtcgcttcactattctcttatgtttgaagcctatgtcaaggacttcagttattttttttttggaacctacaaacactttcgaaaatgagtcgccttctgcccgtttaatttttagttgatctcTTAAATCTTTGGCGAGATCCAaagcttggaccaagtctaaattcactctttgaaactccgacttaatggcaacgagagttggtaaaccatatttataacctttaagctaatcaaaaactcgaaatccatagcgttttttttttcagagtgtGTTTCTTTAACTTATTTGTTCATGACTGGTTATGTTGtacaattatcgatcccaatcaatggggggggggatatatccccctgatcccccccccccctatctacgccactgtttggaggtggtagtttactactagtagatgttttggtcaATCTAGTaatatcatctactcatgctcttcttcccgagtagatacgatttaaattgaattcgttgaaagtgcgttccattgaaaatcacTAGTAAACTGCTAGTAGTACTTTGCTACCTCCTATAGGAACAGGGCTAAAGTCAACAGGggacatgttaacgaaaaaataccatctggtactatagcaaagtaaaaataataaaaattcaaataaaaaattcaaggaTAAACATCAGAAACAATTCAAgaataaaaacaacacaaatttaatttcgttcaagatttcattaacgaaattttgtatggcaagcagtccatgaagtcaaatgtagaagtattggtaatcactccgtcactccttcaaaattttgggagtgaagaattcactccaaaaattcactcctttttcaattttggaatttgaaatcactccttttggagtgattatatagctaggagtgtcactacttgaattttggaaaacgacattagagtagggtttaaatgtttgaaaatttacgCTAGTTgtgttcactgacgctgtgctggGCTGTTtgttctaggcagaaaagtacagctttattttttttgttctttaagtttttttttctgtgctgaactgttctagttggctgttcattgacaaatctagaacagtttagaccaggattttctgttcttgcttttgtcagatcaggttagaacagattcgggagaagtgtcaaaatcaaagctgtcattttttgttttgatttaattgtgcgaattTATCTCGGGTGCTCTTggttaaaacacaaaaaaaaaagaaaaaaataaacgagaaactaaacacaatttgttttttttttttttatttcgataattAACGTTAAAATGATTGTTCTAACTTGttctcacgaaactgtgatGACCTGTACTGctgatctagaaaaatcttCGTTGAACATAACtgctaataaattttaaatagactgtctatgattgtttttaatttttctatacttCATTAAACACAAACAACTATCAGTAAAATATGTTCAATTACAAActgtttcaattattttggattcATTTACTATAACCGGGGCCTTAAGAACTTATGTTCTTTAATCtggtacaattttcacaaaatagACAGATTTGGCACAAAATCAGTAAAATGAACGAGCCCAAACGAACTGTCACTTTGCTTCTGTCACATTTGTCATCTACAGCaacgaagtgtttttttttggctgcTGAAGGTTGAACTGcagaatttattgttttttcttccaaataaattcgtttaaaaagaaaaaactttaattaaataatttcttacaCCTAATAAAACACCACAACAGCTCCATCATGGATCCAGCATTGCTTCGGGAACGCGAAGCGTTCAAAAAGAGAGCCATGGCTACTCCAACGTAAgacaaaaaatttcctttatgTTCATggacaacaaaacaaaataatttttccattttcatcTTATTTACagaattgaaaagaaaacaaaagttgaaatagctgcaccaccgccaagagatgataagaaaaaaatgcgaCCACCAAGTGTTCCTAAATTGGATTCGAGCACGTAAATTTTTCCTAACCAAATGCCTTTTGCTGGTTTTACAAACGACGTATTCTTCTTTTAGATACAAAACAATGTCTGGAAGTTCCCAATATCGTTTTGGTGTGTTGGCCAAAATTGTTAAACACATGAGAACTCGTCATCAGGATGGCGATGACCATCCTCTAACTATTGAGGAAATTTTAGATGAAACCAATCAACTTGATATTGGACAGTCTGTTAAGAATGTAAGTTTCTACACTAAGTTATTTCCTCTCAGGTTAACATATTTGATTCCTTGTAGTGGCTTGCATCAGAAGCCCTAATGAACAATCCAAAGATTGAAGTCTCACCAGACAACTGCAGATTTGCTTTTAAACCGGTTTACAAAATCAAAGACGGAAAGAGTCTTTTACGTTTGTTGAAACAACATGATCTCAAAGGTTTGGGTGGCATTTTGCTTGACGATGTTCAAGAATCATTGCCACATTGTGAGAAAGTCTTGAAAAACCGAGCATCAGAAATTATATTCATCATTCGACCAATTGACAAAAAGAAGATTCTCTTCTACAATGATCGAACGGCTAACTTTACGGTAAAGAGCTTTGAATTCTGAGCGAATAACTCAAATAATCCATTCGTTTTCTTCAGGTTGATGAAGATTTCCAAAAATTATGGCGTTCGGCTACTGTGGATGCGATGGACGATGCTAAAATTGATGAGTACCTTGAGAAACA
This DNA window, taken from Episyrphus balteatus chromosome 2, idEpiBalt1.1, whole genome shotgun sequence, encodes the following:
- the LOC129912176 gene encoding general transcription factor IIE subunit 2, with protein sequence MDPALLREREAFKKRAMATPTIEKKTKVEIAAPPPRDDKKKMRPPSVPKLDSSTYKTMSGSSQYRFGVLAKIVKHMRTRHQDGDDHPLTIEEILDETNQLDIGQSVKNWLASEALMNNPKIEVSPDNCRFAFKPVYKIKDGKSLLRLLKQHDLKGLGGILLDDVQESLPHCEKVLKNRASEIIFIIRPIDKKKILFYNDRTANFTVDEDFQKLWRSATVDAMDDAKIDEYLEKQGIRSMQDHGPKKPVPKRKKMSNKKRQFKKPRDNEHLAHVLEVYEDNTLTLKGTNPT